In the genome of Mucisphaera calidilacus, one region contains:
- a CDS encoding DUF6786 family protein: MNNWFDRLHNALEARGWNPVILTTPTGRLLITEYNARLFALELNNTGSNLLYHDPAHEDPDSGAGLLGGDRLWIAPEVAYYWPTLEHAREDANKYAAPPPSVDPGSYTTTDVSATHTAYTARVTLTDSRVDKSIDFTVNRLFRTAETLTGLPPEVTCMSFALENRITLNAGDPGAIAGAWSICQLPAGGTLHCPTIHRPNHVTSYYEPFRDRVEITDRGVRFRIDGKAKTKLGLTATDSNGRMGYYRENGAAATLLLRAFPVLPGEPYVDVPIDADKNARRGTDVFQAYNHSEGPDTFGEMEYHDPALVVGQQPETRSGTSITHALSGPSESLREIGRDFLGMPVQRM, encoded by the coding sequence ATGAACAACTGGTTCGATCGTCTGCACAACGCCCTCGAAGCCCGCGGCTGGAACCCCGTCATCCTCACCACGCCAACGGGCAGGTTACTCATCACCGAATACAACGCGCGCCTTTTCGCCCTCGAACTCAACAACACCGGTTCCAATCTTCTCTACCACGATCCTGCCCACGAGGACCCCGACTCAGGGGCCGGACTCCTGGGCGGCGATCGGCTCTGGATTGCGCCCGAGGTCGCTTACTACTGGCCCACGCTCGAGCACGCTCGTGAAGACGCCAACAAGTATGCCGCGCCACCTCCCTCCGTCGATCCCGGGAGCTACACCACAACCGATGTCTCCGCGACACACACCGCCTACACAGCACGCGTCACCCTCACCGACTCACGCGTCGACAAATCCATCGACTTCACGGTCAACCGTCTCTTCCGCACCGCTGAGACCCTGACCGGCCTGCCCCCCGAGGTGACCTGCATGAGCTTCGCCCTGGAAAACCGCATCACGCTCAATGCCGGCGATCCGGGGGCCATCGCCGGTGCCTGGTCCATCTGCCAGCTCCCCGCCGGCGGAACCCTGCACTGCCCGACGATTCATCGCCCGAATCACGTCACCAGCTACTACGAGCCTTTTCGCGACCGTGTCGAGATCACCGACCGAGGCGTCCGCTTCCGGATCGACGGCAAGGCCAAGACCAAGCTGGGGCTCACCGCCACCGACTCCAATGGACGAATGGGGTACTACCGCGAAAACGGGGCCGCCGCTACGCTCCTGCTCCGCGCCTTCCCGGTTCTTCCGGGTGAACCCTACGTTGACGTGCCCATTGACGCCGACAAGAACGCCCGCCGCGGCACCGATGTCTTCCAGGCCTACAACCACAGCGAGGGGCCCGACACGTTCGGCGAAATGGAGTACCACGACCCCGCTCTCGTCGTCGGCCAACAGCCCGAAACACGTTCGGGAACCTCGATCACCCATGCCCTCTCAGGGCCGTCGGAAAGCCTCAGAGAGATCGGACGCGATTTTCTCGGCATGCCCGTACAACGGATGTGA
- the mqnE gene encoding aminofutalosine synthase MqnE has translation MDTILQPIAEKVRASERLSREDGLSLLEHLDVWTVCQLANEVRHRLHGRVTYYNINRHINYSNICALSCKFCAFHRKQGDEGAYAFSVEEIAAEARKAAEAGATEIHMVGGLHPYLPFSYYTDVLRAIKQAAPQIHVKAFTAVEIVHLSRIAKRPKDLVGVLNDLREAGLGSLPGGGAEVFDDRVHDEAFKGKIRSDQWLEVHRAAHEVGLMSNATILYGHVETLADRVHHLCLLREAQDEAIERGYAGRFQTVIPLPFIPDDSELEHLAGPTGLEDLRMLAVARLMLDNIEHIKCFWIMQTLELAQVTLDSGVNDVDGTVVWYDITRVGGSGLHQERSVRDLRDAIIEAGYEPVERDTVYRPVQRDGASWSVALETAV, from the coding sequence ATGGACACGATACTGCAGCCAATCGCGGAGAAAGTACGGGCATCCGAGCGTCTGAGCCGTGAAGATGGCCTGTCCCTGCTTGAGCACCTGGACGTCTGGACCGTCTGCCAACTCGCCAACGAGGTCCGGCATCGTTTGCACGGCCGCGTGACGTACTACAACATCAATCGGCACATCAACTACTCCAACATCTGTGCCCTCTCCTGCAAGTTTTGTGCTTTCCACCGCAAGCAGGGTGACGAGGGAGCGTACGCCTTCTCGGTCGAGGAAATCGCGGCGGAGGCACGCAAGGCGGCCGAGGCCGGTGCGACCGAGATCCACATGGTCGGAGGCCTGCACCCTTACCTCCCCTTCTCGTATTACACCGATGTCCTGCGTGCGATCAAGCAGGCGGCTCCGCAGATCCACGTCAAGGCGTTCACCGCGGTTGAAATCGTCCATTTATCCCGGATCGCCAAACGCCCCAAAGACCTGGTGGGCGTGCTAAACGACCTGCGTGAAGCAGGGCTGGGCTCATTGCCGGGTGGCGGCGCCGAGGTTTTCGACGACCGGGTTCATGATGAAGCTTTCAAGGGAAAGATCCGATCCGATCAGTGGCTGGAGGTGCATCGAGCCGCACACGAGGTCGGCCTGATGAGCAACGCCACCATCCTCTACGGGCACGTCGAGACGCTCGCCGACCGGGTGCACCACCTATGCCTGCTCCGTGAAGCGCAGGACGAGGCCATCGAGCGTGGCTACGCAGGCAGGTTTCAGACCGTGATCCCGCTGCCGTTTATTCCCGATGATTCCGAACTCGAGCATCTGGCGGGACCGACGGGCCTTGAGGACCTGAGGATGCTGGCGGTGGCGCGGCTGATGCTCGATAACATCGAGCACATCAAGTGCTTCTGGATCATGCAGACGCTCGAACTGGCTCAAGTGACGCTCGACAGCGGCGTCAACGACGTCGATGGCACCGTGGTCTGGTACGACATCACACGCGTGGGCGGCTCGGGTCTGCATCAGGAGCGATCGGTGCGTGACCTGAGAGATGCGATTATCGAGGCTGGTTACGAGCCCGTGGAGCGTGACACCGTCTATCGTCCTGTTCAACGCGATGGCGCATCGTGGTCCGTGGCATTGGAGACGGCGGTATGA
- a CDS encoding glycoside hydrolase family 15 protein: MPRDIPVGNGQLLVTFDQHYRIRDLYYPHVGQENHGSGGACGFGVWSDIVPATKAERRRKRLFWSDQGWTIRQGYQEDTLTTDVVMTHPELRLELRCSDVVDFHRPVLVRRIEVHNQTSKPREVRLLHHQDLFLYGTRVGDTAYFDPQVQSIIHYRMQRYVLASFYASGEPAIHEYATGTAGFGGAEGTWRDAEDGHLGNNPIAQGAVDSTIMTRVQLEPNGKQVVHLVIGFGQSYDDVEDLHHFVHRESPQGIIDRTTAYWRLWLNANRVPLCDRDETCLGPEVSELYKRSLLVVRSQIDNGGAIIAANDSDIMQFSRDTYSYLWPRDGAFVADSLDAAGYPDVARSFFSLCARIINHRGYFLHKYGPDGAAASSWHPWTQNGLPQVPIQEDETALVIWALWRHFVRYRDIEFVRPLWMRLIQPAANFMARFRDPATGLPLPSYDLWEERYGVHTFTVASVYAGLKSAEYFARAFGDQRLAETYSQSSYEIREAFCRHLWSQEHGRFLRRIEPVDSERTARLMGEILAGRTPMPEGQEHLGLLDRVALPKEPREDIEYYRDEVIDSSMYAVFALGLLPVEDERVRKTMEAIEDQLWVKTEVGGVARYRNDYYHQVSQDVDRIPGNPWFICTLWLADYYIARARSVDELSEAARFIRWTADRALPSRILAEQVHPESNDPLSVSPLTWSHATFVGTVASYLTKLERLRAGVAEPSEGIDEPARMRQRVVSAIPTLTS; the protein is encoded by the coding sequence ATGCCGAGAGATATCCCCGTAGGCAACGGTCAGTTGCTGGTGACCTTTGATCAGCACTACCGGATCCGCGATCTCTATTACCCGCACGTGGGCCAGGAGAACCACGGGTCGGGCGGAGCGTGTGGATTCGGGGTGTGGTCCGATATCGTCCCGGCAACGAAGGCAGAGCGGCGCCGCAAGCGACTCTTCTGGTCGGACCAGGGCTGGACGATTCGGCAGGGGTATCAGGAAGACACGCTGACGACCGATGTGGTGATGACGCACCCGGAGTTACGCCTGGAACTCCGCTGCAGCGATGTGGTCGATTTCCACCGGCCGGTGCTGGTTCGTCGGATCGAGGTTCACAACCAGACGAGCAAGCCACGCGAGGTGCGGCTGCTGCATCACCAGGACCTCTTCCTGTACGGGACACGGGTCGGTGACACGGCTTATTTCGATCCCCAGGTTCAGTCGATCATCCACTATCGGATGCAGCGTTACGTGCTGGCGTCCTTCTACGCGTCCGGTGAACCGGCGATACACGAATACGCGACGGGCACCGCGGGTTTTGGTGGGGCTGAGGGGACCTGGCGGGACGCGGAGGACGGCCACCTGGGAAACAACCCGATCGCCCAGGGTGCGGTGGACTCGACCATCATGACTCGGGTGCAACTGGAGCCGAACGGCAAGCAGGTCGTGCACCTCGTCATCGGTTTCGGCCAGAGTTACGACGACGTGGAAGATCTCCACCACTTCGTGCACCGTGAGAGCCCGCAGGGGATCATCGACCGGACGACGGCGTACTGGCGTCTGTGGCTCAATGCCAACCGCGTGCCGCTCTGCGACCGCGACGAGACGTGCCTGGGGCCCGAGGTCTCGGAGTTGTACAAGCGTTCGCTGCTGGTCGTCCGGTCGCAGATTGACAACGGGGGCGCGATTATCGCGGCGAACGACTCGGACATCATGCAGTTTTCGCGTGACACGTATTCGTACCTCTGGCCGAGGGATGGCGCGTTTGTGGCGGATTCGCTCGATGCGGCGGGCTACCCGGATGTAGCGAGAAGCTTCTTCTCGCTGTGCGCACGGATCATCAACCACCGAGGTTATTTCCTGCACAAGTACGGGCCTGATGGCGCCGCTGCCTCATCGTGGCATCCATGGACGCAGAACGGGCTTCCGCAGGTTCCGATTCAGGAAGACGAGACGGCCCTGGTGATCTGGGCGTTGTGGCGACACTTTGTGCGCTACCGGGATATCGAATTCGTCCGACCGCTGTGGATGCGACTGATTCAGCCGGCGGCTAACTTTATGGCCCGGTTCCGGGACCCCGCGACCGGCCTGCCCCTGCCCTCGTATGACCTCTGGGAGGAGCGTTACGGCGTTCACACCTTCACGGTGGCGTCGGTATACGCGGGTCTGAAGTCTGCGGAGTATTTCGCGCGGGCGTTCGGGGACCAGCGCCTGGCGGAGACGTACAGCCAGTCGTCGTATGAGATCCGCGAGGCGTTCTGCCGGCATCTGTGGAGTCAGGAACACGGGCGATTCCTTCGCCGTATCGAGCCGGTTGACTCGGAACGAACGGCACGGCTGATGGGCGAGATCCTGGCGGGACGCACGCCGATGCCCGAGGGGCAGGAGCACCTGGGGCTGCTGGACCGGGTGGCGCTGCCGAAGGAGCCGCGTGAGGACATCGAGTATTACCGTGATGAGGTGATTGACAGCTCGATGTACGCGGTGTTCGCGTTGGGGCTGCTGCCCGTGGAGGATGAGCGTGTCCGCAAGACGATGGAGGCGATCGAGGATCAGCTCTGGGTGAAGACAGAAGTCGGTGGCGTCGCTCGGTACCGGAATGATTACTACCACCAGGTAAGTCAGGACGTGGATCGGATTCCGGGTAATCCGTGGTTCATCTGCACGCTATGGCTGGCGGATTACTACATCGCGCGGGCACGGTCGGTGGATGAACTCAGCGAGGCGGCTCGTTTCATACGCTGGACGGCAGACCGGGCCCTACCGTCGCGGATTCTGGCCGAGCAGGTGCACCCTGAATCGAATGACCCGCTGTCGGTTTCGCCATTGACGTGGAGCCACGCGACGTTCGTGGGCACGGTGGCCTCCTATCTGACCAAACTCGAGCGTCTGCGGGCGGGCGTAGCCGAGCCTTCAGAGGGCATCGATGAGCCGGCCCGGATGCGTCAGCGTGTGGTGTCGGCGATTCCGACGCTGACGTCGTAA
- a CDS encoding SDR family NAD(P)-dependent oxidoreductase, with the protein MGDTAKWPPNGQPVCVVTGAGSGVGRDVAYLMAEAGWRVVLVGRTAAKLQQTIAMIREDMPEKPELAWLEEDISSAEACERVIAGVIERFGQVDALANVAGDAPLQPIGKITDEIYERCMGVNLKSVIFLTQACWPHFKKAGGGAIASVSSMASLDPFTGFNVYAAAKAGVNLFTKATADEGKRINVTAFSVAPGAIETPMLRANFNEKMIPADKTLDPVVVAGLVRDGLLREGRFENGETFSIASP; encoded by the coding sequence ATGGGTGATACAGCGAAATGGCCGCCGAACGGGCAGCCGGTGTGCGTCGTCACAGGCGCGGGCAGTGGCGTGGGGCGCGACGTGGCCTACCTGATGGCGGAGGCGGGCTGGCGTGTGGTGCTGGTTGGCCGTACGGCCGCCAAGCTCCAACAGACCATTGCCATGATCCGCGAAGACATGCCCGAGAAGCCGGAGCTGGCCTGGCTGGAGGAGGACATCAGCAGCGCCGAGGCGTGCGAACGCGTCATTGCTGGCGTGATCGAGCGATTTGGCCAGGTCGATGCCCTGGCAAATGTGGCGGGCGATGCGCCGCTGCAGCCGATCGGAAAAATCACGGATGAGATCTACGAGCGCTGCATGGGCGTGAACCTCAAGTCCGTGATCTTCCTGACGCAAGCCTGCTGGCCTCACTTCAAGAAGGCCGGAGGCGGCGCGATCGCGAGCGTCTCGTCGATGGCGAGTCTGGATCCCTTCACGGGTTTCAATGTCTACGCGGCGGCCAAGGCGGGAGTGAATCTGTTCACCAAGGCTACGGCCGACGAGGGCAAACGAATCAACGTGACCGCATTCTCGGTAGCTCCCGGTGCCATCGAGACGCCGATGCTGCGTGCGAATTTCAACGAGAAAATGATTCCAGCGGACAAAACGCTCGATCCCGTGGTCGTTGCGGGGCTGGTCCGCGACGGCCTGCTCCGCGAGGGGCGGTTTGAGAACGGCGAAACGTTCTCGATAGCAAGCCCCTGA
- a CDS encoding PEP_CTERM-anchored TLD domain-containing protein, with protein sequence MPVTRGWSYLWACLALSACVHDAARGGTFSSGSLLLSSGDLDPLEAVVNQGQLEFSSIFTKTLDNGASIEQLNTALTHNPLPTMVVMEVLETRGNQRQIIGGYNPQAWGGSGDGYNYTYRSSEQTAFLFNITTGDILHQRHQGRPAYYQTYRSSIIDLAFGGGFDLKLTHGLTMGSARELSYGSGDLDDHNILAEAANTTFHVGTLEIFTVVPYSPSVPTPNASLAGMFALLTLLARRPA encoded by the coding sequence GTGCCAGTCACGCGTGGTTGGAGCTATCTCTGGGCTTGTCTTGCGCTGAGCGCCTGCGTCCATGACGCAGCACGTGGCGGCACCTTTTCATCCGGCTCGCTTCTGCTCAGCAGCGGCGACCTCGATCCCCTCGAAGCCGTCGTCAATCAGGGGCAGCTTGAGTTCTCCAGCATCTTCACCAAGACGCTCGACAACGGCGCATCGATCGAACAGCTCAACACAGCACTCACACACAACCCCTTGCCGACGATGGTTGTGATGGAAGTCCTCGAGACGCGGGGCAACCAGCGTCAGATCATCGGCGGGTACAACCCCCAGGCCTGGGGTGGGTCTGGTGACGGTTACAACTACACCTATCGATCCTCAGAGCAGACCGCTTTCCTCTTCAACATCACGACAGGAGACATCCTCCACCAACGCCACCAGGGACGACCCGCTTACTACCAGACCTACCGCTCAAGCATCATCGACCTGGCCTTCGGTGGCGGATTCGACCTCAAGCTCACCCACGGACTCACCATGGGTTCAGCCCGAGAACTCTCCTACGGATCGGGGGACCTCGACGATCACAACATCCTCGCGGAAGCAGCCAACACCACCTTCCACGTCGGCACCCTCGAGATCTTCACCGTCGTCCCCTACAGCCCCTCGGTGCCCACGCCCAACGCATCGCTCGCCGGCATGTTTGCCCTTCTTACGCTTCTGGCCCGTCGGCCGGCCTGA
- the nuoL gene encoding NADH-quinone oxidoreductase subunit L, producing the protein MQAELANLIPWIPLLGAALCALGVFAPGLGRFAGTISVVTILASFLITAGVTPAVMEAEGSSVATVLYPWLSFGFESSAGGLRVDFGYLIDPLTLVMLWVVTGIGTLIALYATGYMRGDPGYSRFFAGVCLFIFAMTTLVMADNLLVLFLGWEGVGLASYLLIGHEFHRDAAAKAAKKAFVFNRIGDLGFVLGIFLAYQAFGTITLSGETGVLNLAAGIYAEHGVATWASRPDLMAIPLLLILGAAGKSAQIPLYVWLPDAMEGPTPVSALIHAATMVTAGVYLVARMMPVFALSPVALTVLAVVGGLTALIAGLIAVAQHDIKRVFAYSTVSQLGYMFLALGAMGSFAAVFHLVTHAFFKALLFLTAGSVMHAMAGQLDLRKMSGLFGRLPVTAVLMLIGCLALAGFPLMAGFFSKDAILYAVFTYGSEHDAWLYPVLGWVAVATAGLTAFYTFRVWFRVFMGPSAWEMGDHHHDDEHGVDEPHEMPWWPMNAPLVVLALGAIFGGALLGEGVIGEAISHSSANPDVVAQAGHAAGHHEEHHHATLLGMDVHTAVAVLGSIAAFVGLGLAAWFHLVSRAAGDAVAAAMGPIREVLEQKLYVDEIYHAAVGLPSQITGFMLTLVDQLGLRGLVQLLAVVPQGLSMITFQQGQTGRLQGYALGMALGVGVICLLMYMALT; encoded by the coding sequence ATGCAGGCTGAGCTGGCCAACCTGATTCCATGGATTCCGCTGCTCGGCGCGGCTCTGTGTGCGCTGGGCGTTTTCGCACCGGGGCTGGGTCGTTTTGCGGGCACCATCAGCGTGGTGACGATCCTCGCGAGTTTCCTGATCACGGCAGGCGTGACGCCAGCTGTCATGGAGGCGGAGGGGTCGAGCGTAGCGACGGTGCTCTACCCGTGGCTTTCATTCGGCTTTGAATCGAGCGCGGGCGGGCTTCGTGTTGACTTCGGTTACCTGATTGATCCTCTGACGCTGGTGATGCTCTGGGTGGTCACGGGTATCGGTACGCTAATCGCTCTGTATGCCACGGGCTACATGCGTGGCGATCCGGGCTACAGCCGGTTCTTTGCAGGCGTCTGTCTGTTCATCTTCGCGATGACGACGCTGGTGATGGCGGACAACCTGCTGGTGCTGTTCCTGGGCTGGGAGGGTGTCGGGCTCGCGTCTTATCTGCTCATCGGCCACGAGTTCCATCGTGACGCAGCGGCAAAGGCGGCGAAGAAAGCCTTCGTGTTCAACCGGATCGGCGACCTTGGCTTTGTGCTGGGTATTTTCCTGGCCTATCAGGCGTTCGGGACCATCACGCTGTCGGGTGAGACGGGCGTTTTGAATCTGGCGGCGGGCATCTACGCTGAGCATGGCGTGGCGACGTGGGCGTCGCGGCCAGATCTGATGGCGATCCCGCTGCTGCTGATCCTCGGTGCCGCGGGCAAGAGTGCACAGATCCCGCTCTACGTCTGGCTGCCGGACGCGATGGAAGGCCCGACGCCTGTGTCGGCACTGATCCACGCCGCGACCATGGTGACGGCCGGTGTTTATCTCGTCGCGCGGATGATGCCGGTGTTTGCCTTGTCACCCGTTGCCCTGACGGTGCTCGCGGTTGTGGGCGGGCTGACGGCGCTGATCGCAGGTCTGATCGCGGTGGCCCAGCATGACATCAAACGCGTGTTCGCCTATTCGACCGTCTCGCAACTGGGTTACATGTTTCTGGCTCTGGGGGCCATGGGCTCGTTCGCGGCGGTCTTCCACCTGGTAACACACGCGTTCTTCAAGGCGCTGCTGTTCCTGACAGCGGGCAGCGTGATGCACGCGATGGCGGGGCAACTGGACCTGCGGAAGATGTCAGGCCTGTTCGGGCGTCTGCCGGTGACGGCGGTACTCATGCTGATCGGCTGCCTTGCACTCGCCGGTTTCCCGCTGATGGCTGGCTTCTTCTCGAAGGACGCGATCCTGTACGCGGTGTTCACCTACGGCTCTGAGCACGATGCATGGCTGTATCCGGTGCTGGGCTGGGTCGCGGTGGCGACGGCGGGCCTGACAGCCTTCTACACCTTCCGGGTCTGGTTCCGCGTGTTCATGGGGCCTTCGGCGTGGGAGATGGGGGATCATCATCACGACGATGAACACGGCGTGGACGAGCCGCACGAGATGCCCTGGTGGCCGATGAATGCGCCACTGGTGGTGCTGGCGCTGGGAGCGATTTTCGGGGGTGCTCTTCTGGGCGAGGGCGTGATCGGCGAAGCGATCAGCCATTCGTCGGCAAACCCGGACGTGGTGGCGCAGGCCGGCCACGCGGCGGGGCATCACGAAGAGCACCATCACGCGACGCTGCTGGGCATGGATGTGCACACGGCGGTGGCCGTGCTGGGTTCGATTGCCGCGTTTGTCGGGCTTGGCCTTGCGGCCTGGTTCCACCTCGTGAGCCGTGCTGCCGGTGACGCGGTCGCCGCTGCTATGGGACCGATTCGCGAGGTACTCGAGCAGAAGCTGTACGTGGATGAGATCTATCACGCGGCGGTCGGCCTGCCGAGTCAGATCACAGGTTTCATGCTGACACTGGTCGATCAGCTTGGCCTGCGTGGGCTGGTTCAACTGCTCGCGGTGGTGCCGCAGGGCTTATCGATGATCACTTTCCAGCAGGGCCAGACGGGCCGGCTCCAGGGTTATGCGTTGGGCATGGCGCTGGGTGTTGGCGTGATCTGCCTGCTGATGTATATGGCGTTGACGTAA
- the nuoK gene encoding NADH-quinone oxidoreductase subunit NuoK, which yields MDVSLSTLALSHYLAIGGVLFVLGMVGFLTRRNMIVLFLCTEMMFQGVVVTLAAFSRHHLHEVGQSFVIFVITIAAAEAALALALVVLLFRRRRTLDVQAWAALKG from the coding sequence TTGGACGTTTCCCTGAGCACCCTTGCCTTGAGTCATTACCTCGCGATCGGCGGGGTTCTGTTCGTGCTGGGGATGGTCGGGTTCCTGACGCGTCGCAACATGATCGTGCTCTTCCTGTGCACGGAGATGATGTTCCAGGGCGTCGTGGTGACGCTGGCGGCGTTTTCGCGTCATCACCTGCACGAGGTGGGGCAGTCGTTCGTGATTTTTGTCATCACGATCGCGGCGGCGGAAGCCGCGTTGGCGTTGGCGTTGGTGGTTCTGCTGTTCCGCCGTCGGCGGACGTTGGATGTTCAGGCCTGGGCGGCCTTGAAGGGATGA
- a CDS encoding molybdopterin-dependent oxidoreductase, which translates to MPKITIDGQTCEFEGKKTILQVANDNGIEIPQYCYHEGLSIVASCRICLAEVAQPNPRKDNALELIPKLVPTCQTPAVDGAEVYLKSPKTIANQKSVMEFLLINHPLDCPVCDQAGECHLQDYSYNYGRAESRFEETKIKQPKKDIGPNVLLYSDRCIMCSRCVRFTREITGTNEIGIFGRGSSEQIDVFPGKPLDNELSGNVVDICPVGALLDKDFLMSMRVWNLTKTPSIDGVTASGDNISIEHNQGRIYRVKPRTNIDVNKWWISDEIRYGWRFVHDEERLKAPALNKEGNAASTDWHTATNEVARQLKDLVKYKGDGSLGLLVSPMLASEEAFLLAQWALKIDPGAVIAIGPVPFVGEDKHFPGGYTVRAEKAPNARGVRRALEKIAQTVLDHDEFLDLLDTEDSGITGLIITGNTPSPRHDDRLVAAARDRYTLLIDTLPSPLIEVADVVLPAATWAEKDGCFENVNGRIQSFERAIEPLEGTRPEGQIAHDLMAAASLAPATQYNAVRTREQIAGEFVESIHTPVYFDNRETDLQYVTL; encoded by the coding sequence ATGCCGAAGATCACCATCGACGGCCAGACCTGCGAGTTCGAGGGAAAAAAGACCATCCTCCAGGTCGCGAACGACAACGGCATCGAGATACCCCAGTACTGCTATCACGAGGGTCTCTCGATCGTCGCGAGCTGCCGGATCTGTCTTGCCGAGGTCGCCCAGCCCAACCCGCGCAAGGACAACGCCCTCGAGCTCATCCCCAAGCTCGTCCCCACCTGCCAGACGCCCGCCGTCGACGGCGCAGAGGTCTACCTCAAGTCCCCCAAGACCATCGCAAACCAGAAATCGGTCATGGAATTCCTCCTGATCAACCACCCCCTCGACTGCCCCGTGTGTGATCAGGCCGGCGAGTGTCACCTCCAGGACTACAGCTATAACTACGGCAGGGCAGAATCGCGTTTCGAAGAAACCAAGATCAAGCAGCCCAAGAAGGACATCGGCCCCAACGTCCTGCTCTATTCCGACCGCTGCATCATGTGTTCCCGGTGTGTTCGTTTTACCCGTGAGATCACCGGAACCAACGAGATCGGCATCTTCGGACGCGGTTCCAGCGAGCAGATCGACGTCTTCCCCGGGAAACCCCTCGACAACGAGCTTTCCGGCAATGTGGTTGACATCTGCCCCGTCGGCGCACTGCTCGACAAGGACTTCCTCATGTCGATGCGCGTCTGGAATCTCACCAAGACGCCCAGCATCGACGGCGTCACCGCCTCGGGTGACAATATCTCCATCGAGCACAACCAGGGCAGGATCTACCGCGTCAAGCCGCGGACCAACATCGACGTCAACAAGTGGTGGATCTCCGACGAAATACGGTACGGCTGGCGCTTCGTCCACGACGAGGAACGCCTCAAGGCACCGGCGCTCAACAAAGAGGGAAACGCAGCTTCAACCGACTGGCACACAGCCACCAACGAGGTTGCCCGTCAGCTCAAAGACCTCGTCAAGTACAAGGGAGACGGCTCACTCGGCTTGCTTGTCAGCCCCATGCTGGCCTCCGAAGAAGCGTTCCTGCTCGCACAGTGGGCCCTCAAGATCGATCCCGGGGCCGTGATCGCCATCGGGCCCGTTCCGTTCGTCGGCGAGGACAAGCACTTCCCCGGCGGCTACACCGTTCGCGCCGAGAAGGCCCCGAATGCCCGAGGCGTCCGGCGTGCCCTCGAGAAGATCGCCCAGACCGTCCTTGACCACGACGAGTTCCTCGATCTGCTTGATACCGAAGACTCAGGGATCACGGGATTGATCATCACGGGCAACACTCCAAGTCCTCGTCATGACGACAGGCTTGTCGCCGCCGCACGCGATCGCTACACCCTGCTGATCGACACACTCCCCAGCCCCCTGATCGAGGTCGCCGACGTCGTCCTACCCGCGGCCACCTGGGCCGAGAAAGACGGGTGTTTCGAGAACGTCAACGGTCGTATTCAGTCCTTCGAACGGGCTATCGAGCCTCTGGAAGGCACACGCCCCGAGGGCCAGATCGCTCACGATCTCATGGCGGCCGCGAGCCTTGCCCCCGCGACTCAGTACAACGCAGTCAGAACCCGCGAGCAGATCGCGGGGGAGTTTGTCGAGAGCATCCATACGCCCGTTTACTTCGACAACCGCGAAACCGATCTTCAGTACGTCACCCTCTGA
- a CDS encoding NADH-quinone oxidoreductase subunit J family protein: protein MMENLYNIGLFAATLTGAIGLYLMMPQRAAALRGVGVLLGLGFVALLWTVLGSRLPEVLGMAPWAFYYHYVFGFIAIASAVRVITHTQPVRAALWFIMVILASAGLLLTLSAEFVAFALIIVYGGAILVTYMFVLMLASQSSEAESEDASPMYDRRAREPLFAVLAGFVLLSTLLSFSFDAGRLPAAAVTGSLEASPLVMTQDERLPEAVVERKRADRTMTNLEAVGLDLFRSHPLAIELAGVILLVSLVGAVVIARTEVPDDEASRSSVSEA from the coding sequence ATGATGGAGAACCTGTACAACATCGGCCTCTTCGCTGCGACCCTGACGGGGGCGATCGGTCTCTACCTCATGATGCCGCAGCGCGCCGCCGCGTTGCGTGGTGTTGGCGTCCTCCTGGGTCTGGGGTTCGTGGCGTTGCTTTGGACGGTCCTGGGCTCGCGTCTGCCTGAGGTGCTGGGGATGGCGCCGTGGGCGTTCTATTACCACTACGTTTTCGGGTTTATCGCGATCGCTTCGGCGGTGCGTGTGATCACCCACACGCAGCCGGTTCGTGCCGCGTTGTGGTTCATCATGGTGATTCTGGCCAGCGCGGGGCTGCTGCTGACACTCTCGGCGGAGTTTGTGGCGTTCGCGTTGATCATCGTCTATGGCGGCGCGATCCTCGTGACCTACATGTTCGTGCTGATGCTGGCGTCGCAGTCGTCGGAGGCTGAATCGGAAGATGCTTCGCCGATGTACGACCGTCGGGCTCGTGAGCCTCTGTTCGCGGTGCTGGCGGGCTTTGTGCTGTTGTCAACCCTGCTGAGTTTCAGCTTCGACGCGGGCCGTCTGCCGGCCGCGGCGGTGACGGGTTCACTGGAGGCGTCGCCACTGGTGATGACGCAGGACGAGCGTCTGCCCGAGGCGGTGGTGGAGCGGAAGCGAGCAGACCGGACGATGACAAACCTGGAGGCGGTGGGGCTGGATCTGTTCCGGTCGCATCCCCTAGCGATCGAGTTGGCTGGCGTGATCCTGCTGGTATCGCTGGTCGGTGCGGTGGTGATTGCGAGGACCGAGGTTCCCGATGATGAGGCGAGCCGTTCATCGGTCTCCGAGGCTTGA